The following DNA comes from Equus quagga isolate Etosha38 unplaced genomic scaffold, UCLA_HA_Equagga_1.0 HiC_scaffold_4331_RagTag, whole genome shotgun sequence.
TCTGAGGCGCTGACTTGGGCGATGGAGGCGCCGGGCGGGTTGTTCTCAGCCACGTGGACCACGTAGTTGGCTTGGTGGAAAATTGGCGCGTTGTCGTTAATGTCGGCGATGTGCAGAGTGATGGTAGTGCTGGAGGAGAGGGGCGGCTTGCCCCTGTCAGTGGCTGTGATGGTGACGTTGTACTCTGGAGTCTGCTCTCGGTCCAAGAATCCATCTGTTACCAGCTTGTAGTAATTATTattagaagaagaaatcttgaaaggAACCCCTCTTCCTACATTACACTTgacttctccattttctccaaaATCCCGATCCCGTGTTTTGAAGATGGCAACAACCATTCCTGGAAGAGAATCCTCCAAAATCTCATCAGAGAGAGAAGTGATGATTATTTCTGGGCTGTTGTCGTTTTCGTCTAGGATTTCTATGATTACTTTACATTGGGTCGAGAGACCACCTCCATCCTTTGCTTCCACTTCCATGGTGTATCTTTCTATATCCTCAAAATCCAATGACTGGTTATTCTTAATCATACCTGTTTTCTCATCCAATGAGAACATGTGTCTTGTACTCTGAGCGGTGCTCCTGAAGTAGTAGTTTATTTCGGCATTGACACCCTCGTCCTGGTCAGTGGCTGTCACCTGCAACACGGAGGACCCAGGGAGCAGATTTTCACTAACACTGATTCTATATTCGTCTTTGCTGAACACTGGCGAGTTATCATTGGTGTCCTTGACAAAGATTTCTATTTGAGCAGTGGCACTTCGTGGCGGGTCCCCTCCGTCCAAGGCAGTCAATATCAAGTGATGAAACCGCTTCTCTTCCCGGTCTAGAGGTTTCTCCAAAGATAACTCTGGATATTTGCCACCATCGGAATTAACTCTAACCATTAATGAGAAATAAGGGTTAGAATTTATCTGATAATGTTTAATCGAGTTCATGTTTATATCAGGGTCAGTGGCAGGGTCAAGGGATAGTCGTGCACCTGGGGATACAGACTCAAAAATTTctaaatgtatttcctttttatcaaATTGAGGGGCATGGTCATTAATATCCTCAACAACCACAACGATATGAAAGATATTTAAAGGATTTTCCACCACGGCTTCCAACTGCAATTCAcatcttcttctctctttgcATATCTGCTCACGGTCTATTCGGTCCTTCACAAGTAGCTCCCCGCTCTCCGCGTCTACGCTGAAAAGCAGCTTCTCTGCGCTAACTCGCAGCTTCCGAGCCGACACATCCAGGACACTGAGCCCTAGATCCTTGGCGAGGTTCCCGACCACCGAGCCCTTGGCCAGCTCCTCAGGAATCGAGTAGCGGATCGGTTCGGAGAGCGCGGGGTAGAACAAAGGCAGTAGGAAGGGAATCAGTACCTGCCGCGGGCCGGCCGGGCGCCTCCGCGCGCAGCTCCCTCCCATTGCGCGCTCCAGTTCTCGCTCGGTCCCAGTCTTTCTGGAAAGCCGAAGAAACTGCAATTTACGGCCTCACTGGAAGAGCATTCGGCCCAGGAAAGGCGGAATTGGGAATCCTTGTATGCTGGTCAGTGTGCGCAGCCGAGAGCCTCAGCGTGTgaatgtttccttctttctgtgttGGCTGCGCAGGAAATCCCAGGCTAGAGGCTTAGGTATCCCGGGCGTC
Coding sequences within:
- the LOC124232291 gene encoding protocadherin gamma-B6-like, translated to MGGSCARRRPAGPRQVLIPFLLPLFYPALSEPIRYSIPEELAKGSVVGNLAKDLGLSVLDVSARKLRVSAEKLLFSVDAESGELLVKDRIDREQICKERRRCELQLEAVVENPLNIFHIVVVVEDINDHAPQFDKKEIHLEIFESVSPGARLSLDPATDPDINMNSIKHYQINSNPYFSLMVRVNSDGGKYPELSLEKPLDREEKRFHHLILTALDGGDPPRSATAQIEIFVKDTNDNSPVFSKDEYRISVSENLLPGSSVLQVTATDQDEGVNAEINYYFRSTAQSTRHMFSLDEKTGMIKNNQSLDFEDIERYTMEVEAKDGGGLSTQCKVIIEILDENDNSPEIIITSLSDEILEDSLPGMVVAIFKTRDRDFGENGEVKCNVGRGVPFKISSSNNNYYKLVTDGFLDREQTPEYNVTITATDRGKPPLSSSTTITLHIADINDNAPIFHQANYVVHVAENNPPGASIAQVS